From a single Daphnia pulex isolate KAP4 chromosome 2, ASM2113471v1 genomic region:
- the LOC124188660 gene encoding compound eye opsin BCRH2-like translates to MANLTGDAVVAMAQKQAFDPWALPDTFTLYAYAPEDIRSFLHPHWHSYKAVHPAWYYFLGLMYLVIGTCAVAGNAVVLKIFSRFPALRTPANLLVMNLAVSDFLLMLALFPECVYNFFLGGPWRFGEMGCQIHAFLGACFGYNQIFTLTMISYDRYNVIVKGFSGTPLTFNRAVSIITVSWIWALGWSICPLVGWGAYAMDGIMGTCSYDYVSQNMNNKSHILAATFANFILPIIVIAGCYYFIVHAVFKHEEELRAQAKKMNVASLRSNTDQQQVSAEIRIAKVSIMNVSMWLTAWTPFAVICIMGTWGDVSKITPLVSAIPVILAKTSCAYNPLIYAISHPKYRECLKQMYPWMCIVEEKKSVADNQSAITEKTEMTETVKCESA, encoded by the exons ATGGCAAACTTGACTGGTGATGCTGTTGTTGCGATGGCCCAGAAGCAGGCTTTTGATCCATGGGCTTTGCCCGATACCTTCACTCTTTATGCCTACGCCCCAGAGGACATTCGCAGCTTTCTTCATCCTCACTGGCACTCATACAAGGCTGTGCACCCGGCatggtattattttttgggattGATGTACTTGGTAATTGGCACTTGCGCTGTTGCGGGTAACGCCGTCGTCTTGAAGATCTTCAGCCGTTTCCCGGCTCTTCGAACTCCCGCCAACTTGTTGGTTATGAATTTGGCTGTGTCTGACTTCCTCCTAATGCTTGCACTTTTCCCCGAATGCGtttacaactttttccttgGTGGCCCATGGCGCTTTGGAGAAATGGGTTGCCAGATCCACGCTTTCTTGG GTGCTTGTTTCGGATACAACCAAATCTTCACTCTGACAATGATCTCATACGATCGCTACAATGTGATTGTAAAGGGATTCAGTGGAACTCCTCTTACTTTCA ACCGCGCTGTATCCATCATCACCGTTAGCTGGATCTGGGCTTTGGGCTGGTCTATCTGCCCATTGGTCGGCTGGGGTGCTTACGCCATGGATGGAATCATGGGAAC ATGTTCTTATGACTACGTCTCCCAAAACATGAACAACAAATCCCACATTTTGGCTGCCACTTTCGCAAACTTCATCCTGCCAATCATTGTTATTGCCGGTTGCTACTACTTCATCGTTCATGCCGTCTTCAAACACGAGGAAGAACTCCGTGCTCAGGCTAAGAAGATGAATGTTGCTTCTCTCCGTAGCAATACCGACCAACAGCAAGTTTCCGCTGAGATCCGTATTGCCAAGGTCTCCATCATGAACGTCTCGATGTGGTTGACTGCTTGGACCCCATTCGCCGTTATCTGCATCATGGGTACCTGGGGTGATGTTTCCAAGATTACTCCTTTGGTGTCAGCCATCCCAGTCATTCTGGCCAAGACATCCTGTGCCTACAACCCACTCATCTATGCCATCTCCCATCCTAAATACCGAGAG tGCCTGAAGCAGATGTATCCTTGGATGTGTATCGTTGAGGAGAAAAAATCAGTTGCTGATAACCAATCGGCCATCACTGAAAAGACGGAAATGACTGAAACCGTCAAGTGCGAATCTGCTTAa
- the LOC124188661 gene encoding compound eye opsin BCRH2-like, with translation MANLTGDAVVAMAQKQAFDPWALPDTFTLYAYAPEDIRSFLHPHWHSYKALHPAWYYFLGLMYLIIGTCAVAGNAVVLKIFSRFPALRTPANLLVMNLAVSDFLLMLALFPECVYNFFLGGPWRFGEMGCQIHAFLGACFGYNQIFTLTMISYDRYNVIVKGFSGTPLTFNRAVSIITVSWIWALGWSICPLVGWGAYAMDGIMGTCSYDYVSQNMNNKSHILAATFANFILPIIVIAGCYYFIVHAVFKHEEELRAQAKKMNVASLRSNTDQQQVSAEIRIAKVSIMNVSMWLTAWTPFAVICIVGTWGDVSKITPLVSAIPVILAKTSCAYNPLIYAISHPKYRECLKQMFPWMCIVEEKKTVVDNQSVITEKTEMTETVKSESA, from the exons atggcaaatttGACTGGTGATGCTGTTGTTGCGATGGCCCAGAAGCAGGCTTTTGATCCATGGGCTTTGCCCGATACCTTCACTCTCTATGCCTACGCCCCAGAGGACATTCGCAGCTTTCTTCATCCTCACTGGCACTCATACAAGGCTCTGCACCCGGCatggtattattttttgggattAATGTACTTGATTATTGGCACTTGCGCTGTTGCGGGTAACGCCGTCGTCTTGAAGATCTTCAGCCGTTTCCCGGCTCTTCGAACTCCCGCCAACTTGTTGGTTATGAATTTGGCTGTGTCTGACTTCCTCCTAATGCTTGCACTTTTCCCCGAATGCGtttacaactttttccttgGTGGCCCATGGCGCTTTGGAGAAATGGGTTGCCAGATCCACGCTTTCTTGG GTGCTTGTTTCGGATACAACCAAATCTTCACTCTGACAATGATCTCATACGATCGCTACAATGTGATTGTAAAGGGATTCAGTGGAACTCCTCTTACTTTCA ACCGCGCTGTATCCATCATCACCGTTAGCTGGATCTGGGCTTTGGGCTGGTCTATCTGCCCATTGGTCGGCTGGGGTGCTTACGCCATGGATGGAATCATGGGAAC ATGTTCTTATGACTACGTCTCCCAAAACATGAACAACAAATCCCACATTTTGGCTGCCACTTTCGCAAACTTCATCCTGCCAATCATTGTTATTGCCGGTTGCTACTACTTCATCGTTCATGCCGTGTTCAAACACGAGGAAGAGCTCCGCGCTCAGGCTAAGAAGATGAATGTTGCTTCTCTCCGTAGCAATACCGACCAACAGCAAGTGTCCGCCGAGATCCGTATTGCCAAGGTCTCCATCATGAACGTTTCGATGTGGTTGACTGCTTGGACCCCATTCGCCGTTATTTGCATCGTTGGTACCTGGGGTGATGTTTCCAAGATTACTCCATTGGTTTCAGCCATTCCAGTCATTCTGGCCAAGACATCCTGTGCCTACAACCCACTCATCTATGCCATCTCCCATCCTAAATACCGAGAG TGCCTGAAGCAGATGTTCCCTTGGATGTGTATCGttgaggagaaaaaaacagtggTTGATAACCAATCAGTCATCACTGAAAAGACGGAAATGACTGAAACTGTCAAGTCCGAATCTGCCTAA
- the LOC124204821 gene encoding acid sphingomyelinase-like phosphodiesterase 3b isoform X1 produces the protein MALFRLKTALFGLIVIIAHLIPTARAGIGYFWHVTDFHYDANLTGAGDGNCWSGQMKKNGIGGSSSQLQQSQHVHVERFGSYRCDSTWQLVVSAVQAMKAITGEDIEFLLWTGDSAARWMASPGDDGKSRVHEAVSAVSLLIRRYFPGTVVYPIVGGADVWPRGQTSFSNTAQPYHDLANLWRVWLPPEAEATFKKGGYYVIEQARLQLHLIALNTNYYSEVNYATAENEEMDPGGQFAWFESILLKARRRRGTVYIFGHVPPGIYERHYSRQALHWFQDRFNRKYLSLVQSYSDVIAGQFFGHAHTDSFRVIYDDNGRPISWILLAPAVSPREPGLAEGTGPNNPAIRLVKFNTNNGQVLDYTQYYLNLTEANANGRAEWRRAYNFTQLYKMPDVNPIALHNVAAAMLTHPNVFQNYYTVNHMLRDGLPYCGSLCRQVHFCSATQIDYADYDDCIVTALMASSRSSGVSSRRKPVAATLGLILMTLLKLIFASVAER, from the exons ATGGCTTTGTTCCGACTGAAGACCGCCTTATTCGGCTTGATCGTGATTATCGCCCATCTGATTCCAACCGCACGAGCTGGCATTG GGTATTTTTGGCACGTGACTGATTTTCACTACGATGCAAATTTGACTGGAGCTGGAGATGGAA ATTGCTGGAGTggccaaatgaaaaagaatgggaTTGGTGGAAGTAGCAGTCAGTTGCAGCAAAGCCAGCATGTCCATGTCGAAAGATTTGGCAGCTATCGGTGTGATTCGACGTGGCAGTTAGTGGTCAGTGCTGTTCAAGCAATGAAAGCCATCACAGGAGAAGATATTGAATTTCTTCTATGGACTGG TGATTCTGCTGCAAGATGGATGGCTTCTCCAGGCGACGATGGCAAAAGTCGAGTTCATGAGGCAGTTAGTGCCGTAAGTCTTCTAATACGGCGATACTTTCCCGGCACGGTCGTATATCCCATCG TGGGTGGAGCAGATGTGTGGCCAAGAGGCCAAACGTCTTTCAGCAACACAGCACAGCCATATCATGATTTAGCTAATTTATGGCGAGTGTGGCTTCCACCAGAGGCAGAAGCTACTTTTAAGAAAG GAGGCTACTATGTTATCGAACAGGCACGCCTGCAATTACACCTAATAGCGCTAAATACCAATTACTATTCTGAGGTTAATTATGCCACAGCCGAGAATGAAGAAATGGATCCTGGTGGACAATTTGCCTGGTTTGAGTCTATCCTCCTTAAAGCACGACGTCGTCGAGGAACC GTTTATATTTTTGGCCACGTCCCACCCGGAATTTACGAGCGCCACTACAGTCGACAGGCATTGCACTGGTTTCAAGACCGTTTTAATCGTAAATATCTGAGTTTAGTGCAGAGCTACTCAGATGTCATTGCCGGCCAGTTCTTCGGACACGCTCATACAGACAGCTTCCGTGTAATTTACGACGACAACG GTCGTCCCATATCGTGGATTCTCTTGGCCCCAGCTGTTTCACCACGGGAACCTGGCTTGGCAGAAGGAACTGGTCCAAATAATCCAGCCATACGTCTTGTCAAGTTCAATACAAATAACGGCCAG GTTTTGGACTACACACAATACTACTTAAATCTTACCGAAGCAAACGCGAACGGAAGAGCTGAGTGGCGTCGGGCTTACAACTTCACCCAGCTCTACAAAATGCCCGATGTAAATCCTATCGCGCTGCATAATGTTGCTGCCGCAATGTTAACACACCCAAATGTTTTCCAGAACTATTACACTGTTAATCACATGTTAAGAGATGGTCTTCCCTACTGTGGATCTCTCTGTAGGCAAGTTCACTTCTGCTCGGCAACACAGATCGATTATGCCGACTATGACGATTGCATTGTCACGGCCCtaatggccagcagcagaagtAGTGGTGTTAGTTCTAGAAGAAAACCAGTTGCGGCTACTTTAGGACTCATCTTAATGAcccttttaaaattaattttcgcAAGTGTTGCAGAGAGATAA
- the LOC124204821 gene encoding acid sphingomyelinase-like phosphodiesterase 3b isoform X2 has translation MALFRLKTALFGLIVIIAHLIPTARAGIGYFWHVTDFHYDANLTGAGDCWSGQMKKNGIGGSSSQLQQSQHVHVERFGSYRCDSTWQLVVSAVQAMKAITGEDIEFLLWTGDSAARWMASPGDDGKSRVHEAVSAVSLLIRRYFPGTVVYPIVGGADVWPRGQTSFSNTAQPYHDLANLWRVWLPPEAEATFKKGGYYVIEQARLQLHLIALNTNYYSEVNYATAENEEMDPGGQFAWFESILLKARRRRGTVYIFGHVPPGIYERHYSRQALHWFQDRFNRKYLSLVQSYSDVIAGQFFGHAHTDSFRVIYDDNGRPISWILLAPAVSPREPGLAEGTGPNNPAIRLVKFNTNNGQVLDYTQYYLNLTEANANGRAEWRRAYNFTQLYKMPDVNPIALHNVAAAMLTHPNVFQNYYTVNHMLRDGLPYCGSLCRQVHFCSATQIDYADYDDCIVTALMASSRSSGVSSRRKPVAATLGLILMTLLKLIFASVAER, from the exons ATGGCTTTGTTCCGACTGAAGACCGCCTTATTCGGCTTGATCGTGATTATCGCCCATCTGATTCCAACCGCACGAGCTGGCATTG GGTATTTTTGGCACGTGACTGATTTTCACTACGATGCAAATTTGACTGGAGCTGGAG ATTGCTGGAGTggccaaatgaaaaagaatgggaTTGGTGGAAGTAGCAGTCAGTTGCAGCAAAGCCAGCATGTCCATGTCGAAAGATTTGGCAGCTATCGGTGTGATTCGACGTGGCAGTTAGTGGTCAGTGCTGTTCAAGCAATGAAAGCCATCACAGGAGAAGATATTGAATTTCTTCTATGGACTGG TGATTCTGCTGCAAGATGGATGGCTTCTCCAGGCGACGATGGCAAAAGTCGAGTTCATGAGGCAGTTAGTGCCGTAAGTCTTCTAATACGGCGATACTTTCCCGGCACGGTCGTATATCCCATCG TGGGTGGAGCAGATGTGTGGCCAAGAGGCCAAACGTCTTTCAGCAACACAGCACAGCCATATCATGATTTAGCTAATTTATGGCGAGTGTGGCTTCCACCAGAGGCAGAAGCTACTTTTAAGAAAG GAGGCTACTATGTTATCGAACAGGCACGCCTGCAATTACACCTAATAGCGCTAAATACCAATTACTATTCTGAGGTTAATTATGCCACAGCCGAGAATGAAGAAATGGATCCTGGTGGACAATTTGCCTGGTTTGAGTCTATCCTCCTTAAAGCACGACGTCGTCGAGGAACC GTTTATATTTTTGGCCACGTCCCACCCGGAATTTACGAGCGCCACTACAGTCGACAGGCATTGCACTGGTTTCAAGACCGTTTTAATCGTAAATATCTGAGTTTAGTGCAGAGCTACTCAGATGTCATTGCCGGCCAGTTCTTCGGACACGCTCATACAGACAGCTTCCGTGTAATTTACGACGACAACG GTCGTCCCATATCGTGGATTCTCTTGGCCCCAGCTGTTTCACCACGGGAACCTGGCTTGGCAGAAGGAACTGGTCCAAATAATCCAGCCATACGTCTTGTCAAGTTCAATACAAATAACGGCCAG GTTTTGGACTACACACAATACTACTTAAATCTTACCGAAGCAAACGCGAACGGAAGAGCTGAGTGGCGTCGGGCTTACAACTTCACCCAGCTCTACAAAATGCCCGATGTAAATCCTATCGCGCTGCATAATGTTGCTGCCGCAATGTTAACACACCCAAATGTTTTCCAGAACTATTACACTGTTAATCACATGTTAAGAGATGGTCTTCCCTACTGTGGATCTCTCTGTAGGCAAGTTCACTTCTGCTCGGCAACACAGATCGATTATGCCGACTATGACGATTGCATTGTCACGGCCCtaatggccagcagcagaagtAGTGGTGTTAGTTCTAGAAGAAAACCAGTTGCGGCTACTTTAGGACTCATCTTAATGAcccttttaaaattaattttcgcAAGTGTTGCAGAGAGATAA